The stretch of DNA AGAAACAACTGAAATTCTTTGTACATTCCAGCCCCACCTTTTTCACCCAGCCAACGCGCTAAGCCTGCCATCTCTGGGTCTTGGTCGCGGTACAAACCGGTCTGCATCAGTAATATTTGAGATGACTTGCTACTGCCCAGTGCGATTCCCTCGTGCCAACGATACGCAACGCGGTGTGGCATCAGCCGGAGATAATTGTTGTCCGTGAACAGGTCGTCACCGGTGGCCGTGCTCCATGCAGCCATGAATTCCACAATCCAGTGATGGAAGTAAAATTCGTAGCCATCCATGACGCGATCAGTGTTCCAGCCGCTTTGAATCCCACCCGAATCGAGTGCACGTTGATTGTGGGAGTCGACCAATCCACCACGCTTTTCATCGTAGACGGGATAGATTCGAGCGTCCGTGTTATGCAACATCGATTGGTAGACGTATTCACACCACTCATCGCGCACACCGTCACCATGGAAAGCTAGTGCGATGAGACCACGCCATAAGTAACCTGCGACCTGAGAGGGATCATGAATGTCATTGTTGAACCATTCTGTGAATCCATTCTCTTTGGTCTCAGCTGGCCGCAGAGGGTCGATGATCGTCTCAGTGCTACCAGGTTCCGGCATCAGTATTCCGACACGTCGACATATAATATTCATCGCCTGCTCGCGTTCGGCATCCGTAAATAAATCGTGACACCAATCGTAGATCATCATCTGGAAATATACGTCTGCCGCGGCACCCGTTCCCTGAACTGTTGCCGGCAATCCCAGCAGATATTCCTTGGCCGCCTCGCCGGACGGTTTGTGGCCACTCATCGCATACACCAATGCCTGATATGCCATCGGCTGCCGTTTTGCAGCAAGTTTGTGAAGCATTCCATACCGCGGGTCTCTCAGTTTGCCCTCGATTTCTTCTTCGTGACCAGGAAGCAGAAACCGGGGGTGCTTCTCGCGGATTTTCAAGTTTTTCGGCGGAGGTGTGCGGAAAGTCCATTGCTTGCCATTCACTGTCAATGGATAGGGTTTGCCGTTCGTCGATGCCTGCGGCGGCTTCGATGTCGATACGGCTTTCCCGGCGGAGGAAAGAATTTCTTGAGCATACCCAAGGCTTTGGAGAGCAATTCCTTGGTTGCCGGTGAGCGCAATCCCCCCGCCGATCATCAATATTGTCACGCCAAGGCCGAGCCAGATCTTCATGAGATGCCGTTTCTGAAAGACGGACATGTTGGAACTTCCTATTGCGATTTTAGCTGACTCAGGTGGGGCGATTCAACGTGTTTATATTTCCAAGGGCAATTCAGTTGACCCAATGGCAATTGGGTTGGCGCGAAAACGACGGTGTTCATCGTTTCTCAAGAGGCCGCTGCCAGGGAGTTTGCTCATTGCGTTTCCAGCAGCTGTTCCAGACCATCTTCGCCTGAAAGCCAACTCGAAAAATCGTCAATATCAATCGCCACATGAGCTCCGTCAGTGGGGTATAGGTGGTAGCTATGCCCCATCACTTGGCAAATATTTCGAAAGTGGACAAGTTTGGGAACATTGCTCAATTCGATCATACTCGATTCGGGACGCATCCATATCGCGTTTGCCAATCCCGCGCCATGCTGCCCGATGACCAACACCGCCTGGTGGAACAGTTGGATTTGCTCTTGAAAGGACAGCTTTTCTAATTGCACGGTTTGCAGTTCGTAAGGCGATTGAATTCGATTCTGGAGCGATTCAACGAATTCCTGAAAGTTAGGAATCGATCGCCGCGACGCGCCTCCGCCTTTTTTGGTGGCTTGATTCACGAAGTACGATTCCGGGGGAAGTCGCTCAATGAGCAAGATCTTATTCGGAGAGGCAGTAGAATCGATGTCGAGTGTCGTCAAAACGTGACTGGTGAACGACTCAAGTTCTTGTCTGCTCAGACGCATGAAAACGGGATTCATGCCGTTCAACGGACGACACGTCAGACCGTCGGTGTCATGATCCTTGCCAACGATCTTGACCCGGTCAGGAAACAACAACGGCAGACGCTCAGTGAAAATCCCAAAGTCTCTCAAGCTGAATTTGGCGTTGGGGGAGGCCGCTTGGAGCGTTAAGTGCAACGGTAAACAAAGATCGAATATGAAGTGGTAGTAGTGCTCGACATTGTTCACCGGTTCCAACAACTGCTCGGTTCGGTGGCTCAATTGGCAGATGTTACGGCGATTGCGTTGAACCAAGTACGCGCGCAGGCTTTGGAGGAGCGTATCGGGAATGAGGGATTTGAGGATGTTTCGCATTTCAGGGGATCGTCCGGAACAAAGGCGATCGTCGCCAAGTCCTCATGCATATCGTCGACGGATGATGTCCAGAATCGGTTGCATTTCGGGCTCTAAGACTCCTTATGCGACCTTCAGCCTTCCTGGTATGGTCCGAAAGTGTTCGAAGTTTAGCATATCCACAAAGCGTGTGAGCTGCGTAAATCAATATTTGCGGTTGATGCCGATATCGCACAAATACCGGACACCTGTTGATTCTTTAGCGGCTGTTTAGTGTCGTTTATCCTTGTGAACAGGGTTTGATTGACCTGACGTAGCCAAAAACTTTCCCCGTTTACACTCATGCTGGTAGAAAAAGGTGGGGGGATTTATTCATTTACGTGATTCATGTTGCGTTCGGGGAGAACCGCTGCCCATACTGAATTCTCATGTGGTATTCGGCGTTTGAATATTTGAAAGGCCTCCATGAAGCGAGTCAAAGAGTTTGTGCGTCAGTCGATTCGGTCAGCTGGATACGATCTGGTGCCATTCAAACCAACCCATATGGGGGAATCTCCACTTCACGACATTCATACCTTGATCGGGCCAAAAAAATCCCTTCTCATTTTTGATGTTGGAGCAAACTTCGGCCAGTCCGCTCGAGAATTCAAAGGAATGTTTGCAGATTCGTCGATCCATTGTTTTGAGCCTAGCCCGAGTACATATGCTCAATTGGAAAAAAATTGTGCAGCGTGGAGGCTAAAAGACGTCACCACATGGAATAATGGTGTGGGGTCCCAGAATGCGAAATTGACCCTCCTTGAAAATGAAAAACCGGACATGAGCTCATTTCTGAGTCCGGATGAATTCTGCGATGGTCAAATAACCAAGAAGTCCGAAGTGGATGTGATTACGTTGGATGAATTCGTTGCGAAACAAGACATATCATTCATCGACATACTGAAGACGGACACGCAGGGCTATGACTCAGAAGTTCTCAAAGGTGCCGAGGGATTGTTGCGCGACGGGCGTATTGGAATGGTACTCACAGAAGTGATCTTTTCAAAACAATACGTGGGGAGTGCACCATTCGATGAAATGTTTCGCTTTCTCACAGAACGGGATTATTCTCTTGTCGCTTTTTATAAACAGCATTTTCAGAAGCGGCTATTGAGTTGGACGGACATGCTTTTTATCAACAAGAAATATATGGAGGGAACGGTTCAGGGTAGCGACGCACAAGGCTAATGCCCCAGCTGCGCGTCGATGATTCAATCGAACGACAAGACGCGGAAAACGTCCCGGCGATCGAATCCTGCAGCAACCACGGCACAGATTCAACCGTCCCCCAATAGACACTCAGGCAGCCAAAGCGTCGAACCCCACCTCCTGCACCATTTCATCGCCAAAAACGGAATTTTCGGAACCGCTCTCGGGTCCGCTTCGAATTCCCGGCAATCCTGCTTGCACCTTCCAACTCGGTGTCGAATGATGTGATTGTGGCAAACGTCTGTCTAAATCGGCAGGTATACTGAGTCAATAGCGGTCCCGGCACCGATTCGAAATGATCTTCAATTCTCTGGTCTTTTTCGTCTTCTTGTGCATCGTGCTGCCGCTGTACTTCTTGTGCCAGCATCGCTGGCAAAATCACGTCCTGTTGGTCGCCAGTTACGTCTTCTACGGATGGTGGGACTACCGGTTTTTGTCGCTGCTGTTCTTGTCGACCGTTGTCGATTATGTCTGCGGACGGCGGATTAGCCAGTCGGACTCCGATATAGTGCGGCGCCGCTATTTACTCCTCAGCTTACTGACCAATCTGGGCTGCCTGGGATTTTTCAAGTATTACAATTTTTTTGCCGAGTCCGCCGGACGGTTGTTAGAGGGGCTCGGACTCGCCGTCGACGCGCCTACGTTGAACGTGATTCTGCCGGTGGGGATTTCGTTTTATACGTTTCAATCGCTCAGTTACACAATCGACGTCTATCGCCGACAATGTCCGCCGGCGAAACACTTTTTCGACTTCGCGCTGTATGTCTCGTTTTTTCCACAACTGGTCGCCGGTCCCATCGAACGCTCGCTGCACTTGTTGCCCCAAGTCGAGTCGCCGCGCACATTCAGCGCTCAGGCAGCGGTCGACGGTATCGCGTTGATGGCCCTGGGCTACGTGAAAAAACTGGTGATCGCCGACCGCTTGGCACCGCTGGTCGATACGGCCTTCCAAGGCAGCAGCCTGCCGTATGCTGATGCGGGATCTTGGATTTTTATCTACGCCTTCGCCTTTCAAATCTATGGCGATTTTTCGGGGTACTCGGATATCGCCCGCGGGATCTCCAAGGTGTTAGGCTTTGACTTGATGGTGAATTTTCGCGCACCGTATCTTGTCTCCAACCCGTCCGCTTTTTGGCAACACTGGCACATCAGCCTGTCATCGTGGCTTCGCGATTATCTGTATATTCCCTTGGGCGGTAATCGGCACGGCGATTGGATTACCTACCGCAATTTAATGGCAACGATGCTGCTGGGGGGCTTGTGGCATGGAGCGGGGTGGGCTTTCGTCATCTGGGGCCTATTTCACGGTCTGCTGTTGAGCATTCATCGCCGCTTCACACCGCTGCTGAAACATATTGACGAACAAGCCGCTAAGGTTCCATGGGGACGTCCCCTGTGGCGGGGCCTGACGGTTGTCGTGTTTTTTCACCTGACCTGTATCGGCTGGCTGATCTTTCGCGCCGGTGCCATTGAAGCGGCCGCTATGCAGTTTCATATGGTGCTGAATAGTACCTCGGTGCTGCTGACTCCGCCCGACTGGGGGCCGCCGCTACAATATTCTCGCATGGTGTTGTTTCTGGGGGGCCTAGTTCTGTTGTTTCAATGGAAGCATGAAGCTTTCGAGCGATTTCATACTTGGCCGCTTGGGCGACAAGTCTTCGCGTTTACGGCTGCATTACTCTTAATTACCGCGCTGGGAGTTTTCGGTGGATCACAATTCATCTACTTCCAATTCTAATTGGCGGCCCGAAGCTTGGTTGCTGGCCCTGTTTTTGACGGCGGTGGCGGCCTACTGGGCGTTTGATTGGCTCGGCGGCGGATTCGTCGCGGAGCAGGTCGCTGATCGATTTGGCACCATTCTCATTGAAAAAAGTCGTGGACGAATCACGCAACCTGCGGAGTTCATCGCCATCCGCATGCGCGAAGGCCTGTGGTTTCTCGCGATGGCCGTGGGGATGATCGGTGTGGCGTTGTTGGCAGCGCGAATCGTGCGCCGCTGGTGCTCACCGCTGTGGGCTTGGTTGCCCCTCTCCTTGATCGCCTTCGCAACGGTCAATGGCGTGATCGGAGCAGCCGGGGAAACCGGTTCGTATTGGATGGTCTTATTCGCCGGCAGCGGGGATAGCAAACAACCGGAGTTTCAAATCGCCCGAATCCTGCATCGTGACAGCGACGCGAAGGAAAAGGTGGTCATCCTCGGTTCCAGCCAGGGACTCAGTGAGATTGATGAACCGACATTGAATCGCCGGTTTGCCCCGCAAAAATATTTTGCCAACCTCTCCTACGTTGGTTCGCACACGATTGAGTTCCTGCTGACAGAACCATGGTATGGAGACGACCCTCCCGATGTCGCGATCTGTTACCTGAGCGAATTGAATTTTTACACCAAGGTGTCGGGAGCCCGGTTGTTGCCGTTGCTAAAGGTTTCAGCATGGCCCACCTTGCAGGAGTTGGATATCGAGCGGTTCGATATCGGCAATCGCGGCATCAATGGGTATGTCGCTTCGGTCTTGCCAGCATTTCAATCGCGTCGCAGTCTTGAGTATTTTCTGTTTGGCACGCCTGCGGTCGAGAACAAAATCAAACGTGACCAACCGGCGCTGGAATCGGATACCGAGTCGGCTGCTCGGAAAAAACAACAGCGGGATGCAGCGCACGAAAAAACCATTACGCGAATGGCAAAGACTTACGCCGTCAATGACGATACTGAGTTCCACAAAACCGCCTTGGAAAAGTTTCTCCAGCGAGCGCAGCAAACGGGGACTCAAGTCGTCTTGATCTTTGGACAGGTCAATCCGGTCCTCAGTCAGCAAATTGATCCCGCCGTGCGCCGCGACTTTCTGGACTATAAGGAGATCTTAAAGAAACGATTTCCCGACGTGCTGATCCTATCCGATGAATTGCCCGTTCATCCAGAATCCGATTATCACGATATGATGCACCTCACCGAGGAGGCGCAGATTCGGTACACACAGAGCTTAGCGGATGTGTTGCAGGATCGCTTGGGATGGCCGGCCAACACTGATTGACGTTGCCGGGCCTATTGCAGCGACGCTGATCAAACGTCGCTGGGAGTTTCGTCCACGCCGGAGTCGCTCTTCGGTTTTGCCCGTGCGAATCGCGATAACAGGGCCGGTAGGAAGACGAGATCTCCGAACAGCGCCGAACCAATCGTCAAGCCGCTCATGGCGGCAAAAATGCGTTGGTCGCGCATGTCGCTCAACAGCACCGTGGAAAACCCAACCATCAGCACGGCGGTGGTCATGATGAGTGCTGTCCCCACCCCGGTAAAGGCAGCACGAATGGCCTCGTGGTCGTCGTCGGTTTTCTCCCGTTCTTCTTGATAACGCGTGAGAAAATGGATCGTGTCGTCCACGGCGATTCCTAAACAGACAGTAAACGCGCAGACGCTCACCATTTCCAACGATCCACCCGTCAACGCCAGTGCTGTTCCGGTGACCGCTAGGGGAAAAACGTTCGGGATGATAGAAATCAATCCCATCCGCACCGAACGATAGACGAACGCCAAGACGACGAAAATGATGATCGCCGCACTCCCCAGGCTGGCCGCCAGATCGACCACGATTTGGTACAGATGTTTCCAACGCCGAACGGCCGAGCCGGACAAATTGAACGTGAAGTTCGGATACTGTTTGTGGATTTCTTCGAGTCCCGCTTCCAGCCGGCGAAACACCGGGCCATATTTGGCGATTCCCAAATCGCGAACACGAAACGTTACGGAGGCTCGGCGGCGCTCGGGGGTGTAAAATGCGCGCTTCAAGGGCGGGGGGAGTAATTCAATCATCGACATCCGTTCAGACGCTTTCCCTTCGCCCGGCAAGGCGTCGATGAGATTGCGAATGGAAAGTGGGTGGCCGATCAACTCCTCTGACAGCAGCAAATCGTCGACGGCAGAGACCGCTTCGAGTATTTTTGGCGAATCCGCAGGCACGTCAGAGGGCCAGCTGATATCGACGGCGGAATATTCCAGTCCACCAAAGGCATCGTCCATGTGCCGCATGGCAACGGCCGCTTCGGAGCCGGTCGGCATCGCATCGGTCCGGCGTTCGTCGGGGCGGAGCGTTAAGGAAATCATCAATAGGACAAATGTCAGCCCAATCGCGAAATAACTAATCGCCTTCGTATGCCGCAACACGAACTCAATGATGCCGCCGATCCGATTCAAATGCCGATCAATCAGTCCCCGCTCATGACCAATATGGACCCGCCGTCCCATGCGCGTGGAACAGGCCAGCGGAATCACCGTCACCACAGCCACAAACGTCAACAGGACGCCCATCACGCAGCTCCAACCGAACTCCTGCACGGTTTTGTGATGCGCTAAGGACATCGACCCGAAGCCGATCGCCGTGGTGAGCGACGTCAGCGCGCAGGCTAATCCCACTTCGCGGACGCCGGCGCGGGCGGCATCGCGTTCGCTCATTCCCGAGGCGCGATAGCGACGGATTTGCACCATCAAATGCACACCATCAGTGAGTCCCACCAGACTCAAGAGCACCGGCAAGATGACGTCGTTGAAGGGATTGTTCTGCAAATCAAAATATTGCAGCATCCCTAATGTCCAAAACACCCCCATCGCGGGCGCCAGGGCGACGATTATGACCGCCGTAAATCCACGGAACAGCACTATGGCGATCAAACCGATCATCGAATAGCCGATGATTTGATACTTATATTTGTTCTCTTCATGGGATTGCACGATTGTCAAATACGTAGGGACGCGTCCCGAAACCAGAAACGACATCTTGACGTCGAGGAAATCGGCCGCTGCTTTTTCCGCTTCTTCTCGGAGTCGGGACGTGCAATCTTCATCATCGGAGACGAACAGCCAATCGAATTTAATCAGCAGCAACAACGTTTTGCCGTCGTCGGACAGAAGTTGGCCCGCCACAAGGGGGTGGGCATCCGCTTTTTTACGCGCCGCTTCGAAACGTCCGGCTGAAGCAGTCGCCGAGGGTAAAATCGGTTCCGGCAAGCCAAAGATGTTGAGAATCGGGACACGATCCATCCACAAGATGCTGCGCACATAATCCAGCGACTCAAGTTCATCGACCACATGCCGCACCGCAGCAGCGCCGCGTTGAGTAAAGATCGCGTCGCAATCAACAACCAAAACCGCATCGGAGTCCGACAGGCTCACCGGATCGACGTCGGGGGGTGTTTCAAATTTCTCACGTTTGGTCGTGGGTGACTGCTGGTTGGGTTCATTGACTCTGAACAAATCGGTGAGTCGCTCTGGAGCAATGTATCCCAGCAAGGCGAATCCACTGATGACCAGCAAACCGAACGTCACAACGGAAGGGTGGTCGACCATCCAACCGGTCGTTCGGTCAAATCGGCGAGGCATAGAAGCTCAGCTTTCAGCAAGAAGTGTGGTGATTCATTCGCAGCCGGCGATGGTCGTTGCCCTAGTTCGTCGCCGATCAATCCCGTTCGTTGCGCGTACGGTGAACGCCGGGTGCCACTGGCGGCTTGCCCGCCAGTGCCGTGTCAGCTTGGGTTTTCCCTCTCCAGGCATGTTGCTCCACGTGCGCACTGGCGGACGAGCCGCCAGAGGCACCCCCAATTGAGTGGGGCTAATACTTAATTTAGCGCTGTAATCACACGAGCAACAAAATCGGTGTTTCATCCGTGTTCAATCTGTGGCTAAGCATCCTGTCGAAATCAACGCGCGTCGACAGGACTTGATACTTCACAATCCAGGGGTGATCAAAACCGGTTTTTCTGGCGAGCCGCTGCTTCGACTTCACTTTTCGTAAGCCGCCGATCCTTGTCCTTGTCGATATTGCGGAAGCCAAACCGGCGAAAGCCGAGCGGAGCTTCCAGCCAGGCGACTTCTCCGTCGCCATCTTTGTCAAAGTTCTTCAGGAATGTCGCCACAAATTCCTGGATTTCCTTCTCACGTACTTGGGGATCCACCGGCTTCTTGTCACGTTTCCACTCATCCTTTTTCCCGCGCGGAACGGCGACTTCGAAAAACGCGACCGCCATTTCCTCCCAGGTCTGATCGCCCCAACTGACATGTTGCGACGGATCGGGATTGGCGAGATTCGCTTTGGAGTTGTCAAACTTCACCGTGAATTCCAACGCCTTGACCGAAGACAACGGCATCGGTTCCGCCAATTCATAGACATGCTGCCAATTGAAATCGTATTGCGGCACGTCCAACAGCACTTCACGATCCGTCTCGTGTTTGCCAAACAACCGAAACGACTTGCCCCGCAAATGCATGTGCGGCACGATCGCCAGTAATTCTCCCTGGTTAGGCAACCGTTCGACGCGGCCTTCCACGGGATAGTCGGCTGCGTGCGGCGGGATTTCAAATTCCTGATCAATGCCGACCAGCGTCAAGACTTCGTGGGTTATGTCTTGTTCTTTACCAAACAGCAGCCCGATTTTAGTCAGGTCTTCCTGCTCGGACCCGTTGGGGGTGTAGTGCATTTGAAAAACCAGTTTTGATCCCGCTGGAATTTTCCGGCCGCGGTGCGGCGGGAGCATCGTGAATCGCTGGCCCGGAACATAGGCGGACAGCCACCCAATTCCGCGGAAATCGGAGCCGTCCGGCGGCCGAATAAACACGATGCAGTGGTGCACAACTCCCCGGTTTCCGGGAATCACCTGTGAGCCGGTGACCCATTTGTCCTCTTCAAATCCGGGATCCACGACAAAGTATTGATATTCCACAGTCCCTTCAGCCGGAACCGTAAAGGGGCGCTCGCGCATCTCAACAACGACATCGGGTTCGCGGGGCATCAACCAACCGTCTGCAAATTTCGGCAACTCGGGCAAGTCCTGCACGTCACCGTACGGCATGCCCCCTTCGACCCAATCGGTGAACGCTTGCTTGTCCGCATCGGGCATATGCCGCGCGTTGGAGAATTCGCCATGCTGGGGATTGGCATGCCATGGCGGCATGCGGCCATCGTCGATCGTTTCCAGCATCATATCCGCCCAACCAATCACCTCGTCGTAGTCGGTGAGCGAAAACGGGCCGATCTCACCCGGACGATGACATTCCACACAATGCTGGTTCAAGACCCGAGCAATGTCTTTGGTGAAGGTCAAATCGGTGGTGACCTCTCCCTTTTTCTCACGACCGATAATACAACCGTTCGGCTCGGTGACAGCCATTGTCACCGGTTTTCCTGACAACAGCTCTTCAATCGCAATTTTCAAATCCTCGCGGGCCGGCTTCGTCCGCGCACGTCCCGGCAGGTATTGATCGTCAATCCGCCCGCGATACCGGATCGCCAGTTGCTCATCCACCACGAAGACTTCCGGAGTGCGCTTGGCGTGATATTGATCGGCGACCTGGTTCTCGTAATCCTTGGCCATCGGAAATGTGATGGCGTATTGCTTAGCGTATTCGCGGACATCCTCCGTCGAGTCTTGGAGGTTGCTGTTGATTCCCACGAACCGCACGCCTTGCGATTCAAACTCCGCTGCCAATTTGTTCAATCCCGGCCCATACAACCGAGCCAGCGGGCATTCGCTGCCCAGAAAGCAAACCACCGTCAATCCCGCGGAACCGTCAGCCAATTCCACGACCTTGCCGTCGACCGTTGGCAGGCGAAACGTGGTGTTGGGAACCTGCGGTTCAGAGCCGGCGTCTTCCGCTACAGCGGCTGTGAAATGAATCGCACAGAGCAAAACAGCGAATCCAAAACTCCGATATGTCATGGATGGCTTCCCTACAAAAAATTGCGTGGTAATGAAGCTGTATTGTGCAATCCCACCGGTCAGTTCACAAGAGCGATCTTATCGTGCTCTTGCAGCCTACCCCCAGAATGTCGGGGCATTATAGAGTGGACCGGTGAAATTGAAATGGGAGAGGTTTAGACAAAATTCACAATTGCTCCTCCGCCGAGCGATCACTGGCCATCACGATGATGCCGTTCGCCCTTCCATAATGTTGATTGACCCACGGCAAAATGTATTTTAAAAATGCATTCTCGGCCCAATACCCCGTTGCCATTTTCGCAATGAGCAAGATTTGCTGGGGGCATAGTCATTTTCCCGATCCCACCACAGCCGCAAACCCAGTTGGTTTTTTCCTTCACTCGAAGTCGGTATCATGCGTTGTTGATCATCTGATGCCAAGTTGAGCACCTGCAGGAGACCTTTATGGCTCGCATGCTACTTGTTTTGTGTTGTTTCTCGGCGCCATTCTTTATGGATCACCGCGTCCAAGCGGCGGATGCAGCGAAGCCGAACGTGTTGTTTCTGTTTACCGATGACCAACGCGCCGACACGATTGCCGCCTTGGGCAATCCGCACATCAAGACACCGAACATCGACGAACTGGTCCGTTCGGGATTCGTGTTCAACAACGCCTACTGCATGGGCTCCACCATGCCGGCCGTCTGCAACCCCAGCCGGCACATGATGCACAGCGGGATGTCCCTGTTCCGTTACGACCCCAAACAGATCGAAGGAACGTTTGGCGAAACGATGAAGCGGGCCGGGTACACCACCTATCACGAGTCCAAGCGGGGCAACACCGCTCGCAAGTACCACACCGCGTTTGATCACTCGCAATATCTCAATGATCAAGCAGAGCGAACTTCCGGGCATCATGGACGAACGATCGCTAACCATGCGGTCAAATTCCTCAAAGACTACGATCGCGACAATCCGTTTTTTATGTACCTTGGCTTTGCCGGCCCGCACGATCCCCGCGTCGCTGCCGAGGAATGGAAGGCTTTATACGATCCGGCTGAACTTCCGTTGCCGGAAAACTACAAACCGCTGCACCCCTTCGACAACGGCGAGATGGTGATCCGCGACGAACAACTCGCTCCCTGGCCCCGTACCGAAGAAACGGTCCGTGAACATCTGCGGGACTACTATGCCTGCATCTCGTCGATCGATTTCAACATCGGCCG from Symmachiella dynata encodes:
- a CDS encoding sulfatase-like hydrolase/transferase is translated as MARMLLVLCCFSAPFFMDHRVQAADAAKPNVLFLFTDDQRADTIAALGNPHIKTPNIDELVRSGFVFNNAYCMGSTMPAVCNPSRHMMHSGMSLFRYDPKQIEGTFGETMKRAGYTTYHESKRGNTARKYHTAFDHSQYLNDQAERTSGHHGRTIANHAVKFLKDYDRDNPFFMYLGFAGPHDPRVAAEEWKALYDPAELPLPENYKPLHPFDNGEMVIRDEQLAPWPRTEETVREHLRDYYACISSIDFNIGRIIATLKETGQFDNTIIVFSSDHGLAVGSHGLFGKQSLYEHSMRAPLIFSGPGIPHGQSDAFCYLFDIFPTVCDLTHVPIPADLDGKSLTPVIDGKAAGIRDDIFLAYRNVMRGVRHGDWKLIRYPQVNVTQLFNLREDPLELHNLSESDQEQTDRMMTLLIKQQSVYGDKQPLIVENPQPATITVEMINKAAEQAANKKRKAKRRK